A stretch of the Nematostella vectensis chromosome 1, jaNemVect1.1, whole genome shotgun sequence genome encodes the following:
- the LOC5517446 gene encoding fez family zinc finger protein 2: MPKSFLLKRNFHQVGTCKGQRTRKEKFIVFEKDAVLEKDREFERGVYGEDATRIHFQKEHHPSAFIKYGPTFENQRFNQYDLRQNPLYYPLGLPNTTVIQRCYQEEAFPLYYCQTELPLPTSFANHGWPPKDEVYPLNADILKVDDSELKHPLKCKQCGKNFKTKYTLAIHMKMPSHTGTRPFVCGVCGKGFRLSSTLCRHKIIHTTDRPHKCHICNKAFNRSSTLKTHIRTHSEVKEYICEVCGKGFHQKGNLRNHSLIHTGEKPYKCALCEKAFNKLSNLKFHMHVHTDNSPYRCKYCKVSFSRRCDLKSHIANVHENQN, from the exons ATGCCTAAGTCCTTCCTTCTCAAACGGAATTTTCATCAAGTTGGTACCTGTAAGGGACAACGCACTCGGAAAGAGAAGTTTATAg TTTTCGAAAAGGACGCAGTTTTGGAAAAAGACAGGGAGTTTGAGAGAGGAGTCTATGGAGAAGACGCCACGAGAATCCACTTCCAAAAAGAACACCATCCCAGCGCATTCATAAAATACGGCCCGACCTTCGAAAATCAGCGCTTCAACCAATACGATCTCAGACAAAATCCACTCTACTACCCGCTCGGTCTTCCAAATACGACTGTTATCCAACGGTGCTACCAAGAAGAAGCATTTCCGCTCTACTATTGCCAGACTGAATTACCCTTGCCCACGTCTTTTGCAAACCACGGATGGCCACCAAAAGACGAAGTGTACCCGTTGAATGCAGACATTCTGAAAGTCGACGACAGCGAATTGAAGCATCCCTTGAAGTGCAAGCAATGCGGGAAGAACTTTAAGACCAAATATACCCTGGCGATTCATATGAAGATGCCATCTCATACAGGCACTCGTCCCTTCGTGTGCGGCGTCTGTGGAAAAGGGTTCCGACTCTCGAGTACCCTTTGTAGACACAAGATCATCCACACCACAGACAGGCCCCACAAGTGCCACATTTGCAACAAGGCATTTAACAGGTCATCCACGCTCAAAACTCACATTCGCACGCACAGTGAGGTAAAAGAGTATATCTGCGAGGTATGCGGAAAGGGGTTCCACCAAAAAGGCAATCTCCGAAACCACAGTCTTATTCACACTGGCGAAAAACCGTATAAGTGCGCTCTCTGTGAGAAAGCGTTTAACAAACTGTCCAATTTAAAGTTTCATATGCATGTACATACGGATAATTCCCCGTACAGATGTAAATACTGTAAAGTATCATTCTCGAGAAGGTGTGACCTGAAGTCACACATCGCAAATGTTCACGAAAATCAAAACTAA